One segment of Sulfobacillus thermosulfidooxidans DSM 9293 DNA contains the following:
- a CDS encoding sulfite exporter TauE/SafE family protein, translating to MSTVLLVVIGLITGALTGFGGGSAVVIVVPALTQFLHIPFRMAVGTSLTVDVLTSALVSFGYAKSGNIQLKRGWIFLITAILGPQIGIWLSHRMPTQWLGLFFAVTMILFGTNFIYHAVRNIPMVSGSASHDPTWKSTAGVVLLGLIIGIITGLLGASGGVMYLLALVYGLRYTIRPAVGTSVIIMAISALSGAVGYSLHHEVYWTAVLIVGLISMVVGYLVARMVPRLPERIQAGGIGTLLFVIGLTMLPQVV from the coding sequence ATGTCGACGGTGTTGTTAGTCGTCATTGGACTCATTACCGGGGCTCTAACCGGGTTTGGGGGCGGTAGTGCGGTGGTGATTGTGGTGCCGGCACTGACCCAGTTTCTTCACATTCCGTTTCGTATGGCAGTGGGTACATCCTTAACAGTCGATGTGTTGACCTCGGCCCTGGTCTCTTTTGGCTACGCGAAATCAGGCAATATTCAATTGAAACGAGGTTGGATATTTCTTATCACGGCAATTTTGGGACCACAGATTGGCATTTGGCTCTCCCACCGGATGCCGACTCAGTGGCTTGGCTTATTCTTTGCGGTGACCATGATTTTATTTGGTACCAACTTTATCTATCATGCGGTGAGAAATATTCCGATGGTATCTGGGTCTGCCTCTCATGATCCGACCTGGAAATCGACAGCCGGCGTCGTGCTTTTGGGACTCATTATTGGGATTATCACGGGATTACTGGGAGCGAGTGGTGGAGTGATGTACCTATTGGCTTTGGTCTATGGCCTGCGTTATACCATTAGACCAGCTGTGGGAACTTCGGTCATTATCATGGCCATTTCGGCCCTCAGCGGGGCTGTGGGGTACAGTTTGCACCATGAAGTTTATTGGACCGCAGTCCTCATTGTTGGTCTGATTTCCATGGTGGTAGGTTACCTGGTGGCTCGCATGGTGCCGCGTCTGCCAGAACGCATTCAAGCGGGTGGCATCGGAACCTTGTTATTCGTGATTGGACTCACGATGTTACCGCAGGTGGTGTGA
- a CDS encoding J domain-containing protein encodes MTRQDAADLLGIPVNASPEMIKQAYRKQCGRLHPDAGGESSQFQLLTRARDILLTPPHHNPTPRVVNAGAPSLFPLWSYPLRILKASIRQPSLRPRAMRTWLMVIIGIPLAYLLLKELFVLAIVPVLFILIVVAFLKRSS; translated from the coding sequence ATGACCCGGCAAGATGCCGCTGACCTTTTAGGGATACCGGTGAATGCATCACCTGAGATGATAAAACAAGCCTACCGGAAACAATGTGGGCGTTTACATCCTGATGCTGGGGGTGAATCGTCGCAGTTTCAATTGTTGACGCGTGCGCGAGATATTTTATTGACTCCCCCTCACCACAACCCAACACCTCGGGTTGTAAATGCGGGTGCGCCCTCGTTATTTCCTTTATGGTCATATCCGTTGAGAATTTTAAAGGCGTCGATCAGACAGCCATCTTTAAGACCTAGGGCCATGAGAACATGGCTGATGGTCATAATTGGGATTCCCCTGGCCTATTTGCTGCTTAAAGAACTCTTCGTACTAGCTATTGTTCCCGTGCTCTTCATCCTGATCGTGGTGGCGTTTTTAAAACGATCGTCATAG
- a CDS encoding class I SAM-dependent DNA methyltransferase, with amino-acid sequence MSESGYDDFAWLYHKHWDDFTDRVWPVIQNFVLPYAAKGCHIVDLCCGTGKMARRLLDEGYWVTGIDNSQEMLQWAHQNASDATLLCQDAREFQLDQPAQVIVSLFDSLNHMMHIHDLQQVFSRVFEALVPGGLFFFDMNTVQKYESRWTSQNALIYPDHVAALSAHYDLKTRIASFDAAIFVKHQEAWIRRDVHLTQRAYTVNEIQQALVNAGFPEARILDGLQDLSVSDFYGRLFFWTQKLS; translated from the coding sequence ATGTCAGAGAGCGGCTACGACGATTTCGCCTGGTTATATCACAAACATTGGGATGATTTTACCGATCGGGTGTGGCCAGTCATTCAGAACTTTGTTCTGCCTTATGCGGCCAAAGGCTGTCATATTGTCGACTTATGCTGTGGCACAGGCAAGATGGCCCGGCGCTTGCTTGATGAAGGATATTGGGTCACGGGCATTGATAATTCTCAGGAAATGCTGCAATGGGCCCATCAAAATGCCAGTGATGCCACATTGTTATGCCAAGACGCGCGGGAATTTCAGCTAGACCAACCCGCTCAGGTAATTGTGTCTCTCTTTGATAGCCTCAATCATATGATGCACATTCATGATCTTCAACAGGTATTTTCTCGTGTTTTTGAAGCCTTAGTTCCCGGTGGCCTGTTCTTTTTTGATATGAATACCGTCCAAAAATATGAATCCCGCTGGACATCTCAAAATGCCCTCATCTACCCCGATCACGTCGCCGCACTTTCGGCCCACTACGACTTAAAAACCCGGATTGCGTCATTTGACGCCGCCATTTTTGTCAAACATCAAGAGGCATGGATCCGCCGTGACGTTCACCTCACCCAAAGAGCCTATACTGTCAATGAAATTCAACAAGCGCTCGTAAACGCCGGTTTTCCTGAGGCCCGCATTCTTGATGGGTTACAAGATTTATCTGTTTCCGATTTTTACGGTCGGTTATTTTTTTGGACCCAAAAATTAAGCTAA
- a CDS encoding helix-turn-helix domain-containing protein, with the protein MSLGQRIRQMRLQQGLSQAELAGHQLSRAYISRIESGSSIPSRETLEYLAKRLNRPVDFFLSHHDIEKKAEELIRESQTTLQHNQPAKALELAQDAVKTSLLTHSESLIADARYQLGCCYAYQNDVDKAYDALQDALWTYLRLNDRKKEVQTLYYLGSVCFSGEEFKQAARFFRTALARAREHKRFLSLYLRTLIALGSTLFRLGQLDEAFNQYQEAQQLAEQMGDIARQIDAMMGMSWIQFRQGFAEQATILAEKTLELSEHFRHYQSVPLKQNLGIMIFDKDPEKAHQLWIECLEYYREHNDRIGQVTILEELGRYHIFDRDLAKADYLFHQALALAHAIPSIYLAGRLYRDLGDVALLQNLPKQADELFRLAYGCFRTLHAEDELRETEKRFVTDYSQ; encoded by the coding sequence ATGTCCCTGGGTCAGCGAATTAGGCAAATGCGTCTTCAACAAGGCTTATCACAGGCCGAATTAGCCGGTCATCAATTGTCCCGTGCCTATATTAGCCGGATTGAATCGGGATCCTCCATCCCTTCCCGCGAAACGCTGGAATATCTGGCTAAGCGACTTAATCGGCCTGTCGATTTTTTTCTCAGCCATCATGATATCGAAAAGAAGGCCGAAGAACTCATTCGCGAATCGCAGACCACCTTACAACACAATCAGCCGGCTAAGGCCCTCGAATTGGCCCAAGACGCTGTAAAGACGAGCTTACTGACCCATTCTGAATCCTTGATTGCCGATGCCCGTTACCAACTCGGATGCTGTTACGCCTATCAGAATGATGTCGACAAAGCCTATGATGCTTTGCAAGACGCGTTATGGACCTATTTACGCTTAAACGACCGGAAAAAGGAAGTTCAAACTCTCTATTACCTAGGGAGTGTCTGTTTTAGTGGCGAAGAATTTAAACAAGCTGCCCGATTTTTCCGTACCGCTCTAGCCAGAGCCCGAGAACACAAGCGCTTTCTGTCTTTATATTTACGAACATTGATCGCTCTCGGATCGACATTATTCCGGTTAGGACAATTAGACGAAGCCTTTAATCAATACCAAGAAGCCCAACAATTGGCCGAACAAATGGGGGATATCGCGCGCCAAATTGACGCCATGATGGGTATGAGCTGGATTCAATTCCGTCAGGGCTTTGCGGAACAAGCCACTATACTGGCAGAAAAGACGCTAGAACTCAGTGAACATTTTCGCCATTATCAGAGCGTCCCGCTTAAACAAAATTTAGGCATCATGATTTTTGACAAGGATCCGGAAAAAGCCCACCAACTGTGGATAGAGTGTCTGGAATATTACCGTGAGCATAATGACCGCATCGGTCAAGTAACCATTTTAGAAGAATTGGGCCGCTACCATATTTTCGACCGTGACTTAGCTAAGGCTGATTATTTGTTTCATCAAGCCCTGGCACTAGCTCACGCCATTCCCAGTATCTACCTCGCAGGACGATTATACCGTGATCTCGGTGATGTCGCCCTCTTACAAAACCTACCTAAGCAAGCGGATGAACTATTTCGTTTAGCCTATGGCTGTTTTCGGACACTGCACGCCGAGGATGAATTGCGTGAAACCGAAAAACGTTTTGTCACCGATTACTCCCAATAG
- a CDS encoding M48 family metalloprotease, whose protein sequence is MKSWQRPNFVLISRMVLVLIGIMALDLFFVWFIHHELQWPWGFEVGVGFILALVMLGGGWAVSPRLFMGSAEPLGPEWQQRVERIAFLADIPVPVLFQISSPLANAFTVRSWTGKGYAIVVTDTLLHSLRTDEFDAVIAHELAHIAHHDMTMIVIAGSLNLVLNALMQRWWILGNLLSFRQSNNNPVGLVMAGITLTWAFSTLLTRLFSRYRELAADETASVLLGSPLGLINALQNCETINRHYVMTQLARPRHKKRPILPRDLRTVEAAQLLGFIWTGVSKWSALASHPSTDERIVRLQRYWE, encoded by the coding sequence ATGAAATCCTGGCAACGTCCTAATTTTGTACTCATTTCTCGAATGGTTTTGGTGCTTATCGGCATTATGGCCCTCGATCTCTTTTTTGTCTGGTTTATCCATCATGAGTTGCAATGGCCGTGGGGGTTTGAAGTGGGTGTGGGATTTATCTTAGCCCTCGTCATGCTTGGCGGTGGGTGGGCTGTCTCTCCGCGTCTGTTTATGGGCTCTGCAGAACCACTAGGACCCGAATGGCAACAGAGGGTAGAACGGATCGCGTTTTTGGCCGATATTCCGGTCCCTGTCTTATTTCAAATATCCTCTCCCCTTGCCAATGCCTTTACAGTGCGTTCATGGACGGGGAAAGGCTATGCGATTGTGGTGACCGATACCTTATTGCATAGTCTTCGGACCGATGAGTTTGATGCGGTGATTGCCCATGAATTGGCGCATATTGCGCATCACGATATGACCATGATTGTTATTGCCGGGAGCTTAAACTTGGTTCTCAATGCGTTGATGCAGCGCTGGTGGATTTTGGGGAACTTATTGTCCTTCCGCCAATCCAACAATAATCCGGTGGGATTAGTGATGGCCGGGATTACTTTAACATGGGCTTTTAGTACACTGCTTACGCGGTTATTTTCGCGATACCGGGAATTGGCCGCGGATGAGACGGCCAGTGTGCTCCTTGGCAGTCCCTTGGGCTTGATTAATGCCTTACAAAACTGTGAGACAATCAACCGTCACTATGTGATGACGCAGTTAGCTCGTCCACGCCATAAAAAACGGCCAATTTTACCTAGGGATTTGCGTACTGTAGAAGCCGCGCAGTTGCTTGGATTTATTTGGACGGGTGTGAGCAAGTGGTCGGCATTGGCCTCTCATCCCTCTACAGACGAACGTATTGTCCGCTTACAGCGCTATTGGGAGTAA
- a CDS encoding PEP/pyruvate-binding domain-containing protein, with product MYIRLLNGKPHPFEEIGCKAAALNDLMAHHIVIPQAFVVTTTLYHQFLQDNDLQIDHPNMPQMITQGQFSSSMQAAIHQGLQDLPPHGRLAVRSSSLFEDTKEASFAGQYATLLGVSRAEVFDAIKHCWSSMTHAHVQSYATKQGISLKTSSMAVIVQDLVHADVSGVSFSLHPVTGDNQVVINASYGLGEVIVDGTVTPDVFEIDKTTGHVNQIMGFKEYWMRLKDDGGTDILDTPIDCQTRFSLTPYEVEEIYQLTCKLEQIAGYPIDVEWALADHTLYCLQMRPVSVTQF from the coding sequence ATGTATATCCGCTTGTTAAATGGAAAACCTCATCCTTTTGAAGAAATTGGCTGCAAAGCTGCAGCACTCAACGACTTAATGGCTCATCACATTGTGATTCCCCAAGCGTTTGTCGTTACGACAACTCTGTATCACCAATTTCTTCAAGACAATGATCTCCAAATTGATCATCCCAATATGCCTCAGATGATTACTCAAGGACAATTTTCTTCGTCAATGCAAGCGGCAATTCATCAGGGACTACAAGATTTGCCCCCACATGGACGCTTAGCGGTACGCTCTTCCTCACTATTCGAGGACACAAAAGAGGCCTCATTCGCCGGCCAATATGCCACCTTGTTAGGTGTCTCTCGAGCCGAGGTCTTTGATGCCATCAAACACTGTTGGAGTTCAATGACCCACGCCCACGTACAGAGCTATGCCACAAAGCAAGGCATTTCTTTAAAGACCAGTTCCATGGCCGTCATTGTTCAAGACCTCGTTCATGCCGATGTCTCTGGTGTTAGCTTCAGCCTTCATCCCGTGACCGGTGATAACCAGGTCGTGATCAATGCGTCATATGGGTTAGGCGAAGTGATTGTGGACGGTACCGTCACTCCTGACGTCTTTGAAATTGACAAAACCACGGGACATGTCAATCAGATTATGGGGTTCAAAGAATATTGGATGCGCCTAAAAGACGATGGGGGAACCGACATCCTAGACACTCCCATCGACTGTCAAACCCGTTTTTCTTTAACGCCCTATGAGGTCGAAGAAATTTACCAGCTGACCTGCAAATTGGAGCAGATTGCCGGCTATCCCATCGATGTCGAATGGGCTCTGGCCGATCATACGCTATATTGCCTGCAAATGCGCCCAGTGAGTGTCACCCAATTCTAA
- a CDS encoding PEP-utilizing enzyme, translating into MSIQSDIHLSSQDLAEHFWVQDGLHFSRPLTPLFASYMIPALTQGTQGAMAALKGPVRQFVGKVHDGYYYQAVIPLAGDPEEVLHHHHQALQPYMGQQRKHLNHIVDSVLMPLHQEIMEWAQRPLDDRSAVHALTRLQEIYHTFWEWHFRIVVPRMAAGFRFEEIYHQAFPSRNATDAYELLLGVMNKSLETDRALWLLAQEAKTEASVLRALKAPDIETALQDDPDTESFRQSLANFLEVYGWRSVNSHEFVDETWTERPHYCLTIIKGYVEQDFDFDQHWTHVVQQRDRLLNDTLAQIADASTRSQFLAAYHDALDAWPIDEDHHFYIDAMLPARARQLCLNVAKHLQAKGVLSRPDDIFFLYVDEVISQLMDSDAQNPSAVIAERRDLYQQQLKTTPAPHLGIVPTTPRDPDLLSVRVFGEGSPGLEGLIREVRGFAASRGRYKGPVRIIHGPHEFFKVQPGDVLVCRSTAPSWTGLFGIAGAVITETGGILSHAATVAREYQIPCIVGTRNATHVFHDGDMVLVDGTLGTAIIDG; encoded by the coding sequence ATGAGTATTCAAAGCGATATTCACTTATCATCTCAAGACTTAGCCGAACATTTTTGGGTCCAAGACGGCCTACACTTTAGCCGGCCGCTAACCCCTTTATTTGCCTCGTATATGATTCCTGCTCTCACTCAAGGCACCCAGGGCGCCATGGCTGCCCTCAAAGGCCCCGTTCGCCAATTTGTCGGCAAAGTTCATGATGGCTATTATTATCAGGCCGTCATCCCTTTGGCAGGTGACCCAGAAGAGGTGCTTCATCATCATCATCAGGCATTACAACCTTATATGGGCCAACAACGCAAACATTTGAACCACATCGTCGACTCCGTTTTAATGCCCCTCCACCAGGAGATTATGGAGTGGGCACAGCGCCCCCTGGATGACCGTTCGGCCGTCCACGCTTTAACCCGCTTACAAGAGATTTACCACACGTTTTGGGAATGGCATTTTCGGATTGTGGTGCCACGCATGGCCGCGGGGTTTCGTTTTGAAGAAATTTACCACCAAGCATTTCCTTCTCGCAACGCCACCGATGCCTATGAATTGTTATTAGGCGTTATGAACAAATCACTGGAAACTGACCGCGCCTTATGGCTCTTGGCGCAAGAAGCCAAAACCGAGGCCAGTGTGCTGCGAGCTCTTAAGGCTCCTGACATCGAAACAGCATTACAAGACGATCCCGACACCGAATCATTTCGGCAAAGCCTCGCCAACTTTCTTGAGGTCTATGGCTGGCGTTCTGTCAATTCCCATGAGTTCGTCGATGAGACCTGGACCGAACGTCCCCATTACTGTTTAACCATTATTAAGGGCTATGTCGAACAGGATTTTGATTTTGATCAGCACTGGACACATGTCGTTCAACAACGCGACCGGCTCCTCAACGATACTCTCGCGCAGATTGCTGATGCATCTACGCGATCTCAGTTTCTCGCGGCTTATCACGATGCGCTTGATGCTTGGCCCATTGATGAGGACCACCATTTTTACATTGATGCCATGTTACCGGCTCGGGCTCGCCAACTATGTCTTAATGTGGCCAAACATCTTCAAGCAAAAGGAGTGCTATCTCGTCCCGATGATATCTTTTTTCTCTACGTGGATGAAGTCATCTCCCAACTAATGGACTCAGATGCCCAAAATCCCTCGGCTGTGATAGCTGAGCGCCGAGACCTTTACCAACAGCAACTGAAAACGACGCCCGCGCCCCACTTAGGAATTGTGCCGACAACACCAAGAGACCCGGATTTATTATCTGTACGGGTCTTTGGCGAAGGCTCCCCGGGTCTGGAAGGCCTAATACGAGAAGTTCGCGGGTTTGCCGCATCACGTGGCCGCTACAAGGGACCAGTTCGCATCATCCATGGCCCCCATGAGTTCTTCAAGGTACAGCCAGGCGATGTTTTGGTATGCCGCAGTACCGCACCGTCGTGGACAGGACTTTTTGGCATTGCAGGGGCCGTGATTACCGAAACCGGAGGCATCCTATCACACGCGGCCACTGTCGCTCGGGAATACCAAATTCCTTGTATTGTGGGAACACGTAATGCCACCCACGTGTTTCACGATGGCGATATGGTGCTGGTGGATGGGACGCTGGGTACCGCCATAATCGATGGCTGA
- a CDS encoding MFS transporter: MAEVRHPYRVLTALIMASILIPLNSTMIATELDPIAQSLSTSLSSVVWIVTTYLIIMAAVQPISGKLGDLYGSKRLLNLGLWLFLLFSVIGALIPDFPALIAARLGQALGGALVIPNAIAMARHSFHEDSLRHNLGLIGMAQGLGAATGPFLGSLLIQLGGWPAMFWVNVPMIGSALVASALVLPKDLLRKKAPPIDVFGALSLAGFLALFALSMPETSLAMGRLRLLWAVIALILLMSFIRVEHHVLAPIVYLPFFRQPAFRYANLANLVNNFFMYSTLLYVPIVLRNLNFAMPAIGGLLFFFSLVMSWTSWLGSRLSVIRDRRFLIMTSFLLDFIVTGWYELLPSHHHWAFLIIGLLIAGMGAGIGNVAMQTIVLESVDLKAAGSASGIYATFRYIGSILAASLLEIMVQKPAVHLIVLLATLGFGLMISWALLKSRVDPSSSLSP; the protein is encoded by the coding sequence ATGGCTGAAGTTCGTCATCCATACCGCGTTCTCACCGCGCTGATCATGGCCAGCATCCTCATCCCCTTGAATTCCACCATGATTGCCACCGAATTGGATCCGATTGCCCAAAGTCTTTCCACATCTTTGTCATCGGTGGTATGGATCGTCACAACCTATCTCATCATCATGGCCGCGGTGCAGCCTATTTCTGGCAAGCTCGGAGACCTATATGGTTCCAAGCGTCTCTTGAATCTCGGACTATGGCTGTTTCTACTATTTTCTGTCATAGGAGCCCTGATCCCCGATTTCCCAGCATTAATTGCCGCACGGCTGGGTCAGGCGTTGGGCGGAGCATTGGTCATACCGAATGCTATAGCCATGGCCCGCCATAGTTTTCACGAAGACTCCCTACGCCACAATCTAGGACTGATTGGCATGGCTCAAGGTTTAGGAGCCGCGACGGGTCCTTTTTTGGGCAGCCTCCTCATCCAACTGGGCGGATGGCCAGCAATGTTTTGGGTAAACGTGCCGATGATTGGCAGTGCCCTCGTAGCGAGCGCGCTGGTGCTGCCGAAAGATCTCCTCAGGAAAAAAGCGCCTCCTATCGACGTGTTTGGCGCCCTGAGCCTGGCTGGATTTTTGGCCTTATTCGCGCTATCGATGCCTGAAACCTCTTTGGCCATGGGGAGGCTTCGCCTTTTGTGGGCCGTTATAGCCCTCATTCTGTTGATGAGTTTTATTCGGGTAGAACACCATGTGCTGGCACCCATCGTCTATTTGCCCTTCTTTCGTCAGCCTGCATTTCGTTATGCCAATCTGGCCAACCTCGTTAATAATTTCTTCATGTATAGCACGCTGCTCTATGTTCCCATAGTTCTCAGGAACCTCAACTTTGCCATGCCAGCCATTGGTGGATTACTCTTTTTCTTTTCCTTGGTCATGTCGTGGACGTCGTGGCTCGGAAGCCGCTTGAGTGTGATTCGGGATAGGCGCTTTCTCATCATGACCAGTTTTCTCTTAGACTTCATTGTTACCGGATGGTATGAGCTTTTGCCATCTCATCATCACTGGGCATTTCTGATTATCGGCTTATTGATCGCGGGGATGGGCGCTGGAATTGGCAATGTCGCCATGCAAACTATTGTCCTAGAATCGGTAGACCTAAAGGCTGCCGGCTCTGCTTCCGGTATCTACGCCACATTCCGCTATATTGGCAGCATTTTGGCCGCTTCCCTATTAGAGATCATGGTTCAAAAACCGGCTGTCCATCTCATAGTACTCCTGGCGACCCTCGGTTTTGGCCTCATGATATCATGGGCCCTTTTAAAATCCCGCGTCGACCCGTCTTCATCTTTATCCCCCTGA
- a CDS encoding S9 family peptidase: MQSLEHITWERIAQIPAPGMQFPIQLRFSPDNTLLTYLYSPSRSAQLSLWALDLASQEPRQLAGETPLESRTLEEELRRERQRIPWEGITTYQFAHQAADYVLIPHSSSLEVLNVKTMERDVIEPLQGVDDPYLTPKAQSIVYVRERSLWVFDLKTRQERSLMLSEDPKTHYGIAEYVAQEEFDRAHGFFVSPEETWIAFEAVNTASIPEYTILHMADDPVFLEQHAYPFVGQANAVTRLGVMPLVGGEVQWITWEEFGECYLIDVHWHTEQEMIVQILTRDQKSLIVLGYNPVEQSRSVLWTETAPDWINITHDLIVLHSGDILTTSENNPDGFRHLVIRSRDSQVRWITQGPWMVTEIVGVSPDEHSVIIQATKESPLERHIYQVDLLSGEMTRLSEEPGIHKAVVSSDFRWMIDQVSSLSMSTKTVLKRLGDSNSTKPVLIGHAPVEANTLHVKPPELVAIDLEDGTTLYGAVYRPDHIEPHTKAPVIVSVYGGPHAQLVTNTWALTVDLQAQYFAQQGYFVIKVDNRGSANRGKAFEQALFHRFGTIELDDQIAALNWIHQHYPTDPTRVGIYGWSYGGYMTLTALMKAPDVFKVGVAGAPVTDFRLYDTAYTERYMGTDETNHAGYEQASVLNFVPELEGKLLVIHGMIDENVHFRHTALLIDALVANHKDFSLLALPKTRHMPRGFDVLYTIARKRSEFFETYL, translated from the coding sequence GTGCAATCCTTGGAACATATTACATGGGAACGCATTGCCCAAATACCCGCACCCGGCATGCAGTTCCCCATTCAATTACGTTTTAGCCCAGATAATACCTTACTAACATATTTATACAGCCCTTCCAGATCAGCTCAACTGTCCCTATGGGCTTTGGATTTAGCCAGTCAAGAGCCCCGCCAGCTAGCGGGAGAGACACCCTTGGAGTCCCGCACCTTGGAGGAAGAATTACGGCGGGAACGCCAACGCATACCATGGGAAGGCATTACCACCTATCAGTTCGCGCATCAAGCGGCGGACTATGTGCTCATCCCGCACTCGTCCTCGCTCGAGGTTCTTAATGTTAAAACCATGGAAAGGGATGTAATCGAGCCATTACAGGGTGTCGACGATCCGTATCTAACTCCCAAGGCGCAAAGCATTGTGTATGTGCGCGAACGTTCTTTGTGGGTTTTTGATCTCAAAACGCGTCAAGAACGTTCCCTTATGTTGTCAGAAGATCCCAAGACCCATTATGGTATCGCCGAGTATGTGGCTCAAGAAGAGTTTGATCGGGCCCACGGCTTTTTTGTCAGTCCGGAAGAGACATGGATTGCCTTTGAAGCAGTCAATACGGCTAGCATTCCTGAGTATACGATTTTACACATGGCGGATGATCCGGTGTTCTTGGAACAGCATGCCTATCCCTTTGTGGGACAAGCTAACGCCGTGACTCGTCTAGGGGTGATGCCCCTGGTAGGGGGAGAGGTTCAGTGGATTACGTGGGAAGAATTTGGCGAGTGCTACTTAATTGATGTGCATTGGCACACTGAGCAGGAAATGATTGTGCAAATTTTGACGCGTGATCAAAAAAGCTTGATCGTTTTGGGCTATAACCCAGTAGAGCAATCACGGTCTGTGTTGTGGACGGAAACGGCACCCGATTGGATTAATATCACTCATGACCTGATTGTCCTTCATTCAGGCGACATTTTAACAACTAGTGAAAATAATCCCGATGGCTTTCGCCATCTTGTGATTCGAAGTCGGGATTCTCAGGTGCGGTGGATTACCCAGGGTCCCTGGATGGTAACGGAAATTGTTGGGGTGAGCCCCGATGAACACTCTGTGATTATTCAAGCGACTAAAGAATCACCCCTTGAACGACATATTTACCAAGTGGACCTCTTATCGGGTGAAATGACCCGTTTGAGTGAGGAGCCGGGTATTCATAAGGCCGTGGTGTCGTCTGATTTTCGGTGGATGATTGATCAGGTCTCTTCCTTATCGATGAGTACCAAGACGGTGTTAAAACGCCTCGGTGACTCGAATTCTACAAAACCGGTTCTTATCGGACATGCCCCTGTAGAGGCCAACACGCTTCATGTCAAACCACCAGAACTGGTGGCGATTGACCTGGAGGACGGGACCACGTTGTATGGTGCGGTTTACCGACCTGATCATATTGAACCTCATACTAAAGCGCCCGTAATCGTTTCCGTGTACGGAGGACCTCATGCGCAACTGGTCACCAATACCTGGGCATTAACCGTGGATCTGCAAGCTCAATATTTTGCCCAGCAGGGATATTTTGTCATCAAAGTGGATAACCGGGGAAGCGCCAACCGTGGTAAGGCATTTGAACAGGCGTTGTTTCACCGCTTTGGGACCATTGAACTCGATGATCAAATTGCGGCATTGAACTGGATCCATCAGCACTATCCCACGGACCCGACCCGGGTTGGGATTTATGGGTGGAGTTACGGGGGATATATGACGTTAACGGCGCTCATGAAAGCTCCTGATGTGTTTAAGGTGGGGGTAGCAGGAGCACCTGTGACGGATTTTCGGCTTTATGACACAGCTTATACAGAACGATATATGGGCACCGACGAAACAAATCATGCTGGCTATGAGCAAGCTTCCGTGCTCAATTTTGTCCCGGAACTTGAGGGAAAATTACTGGTTATTCACGGGATGATCGACGAAAATGTTCATTTCCGGCATACAGCGCTATTAATTGATGCCTTGGTAGCTAACCACAAAGATTTTTCGCTACTGGCATTACCGAAAACGCGGCATATGCCGCGAGGCTTTGATGTGCTTTATACCATAGCAAGAAAGCGTAGCGAGTTTTTTGAAACCTACCTCTAA
- a CDS encoding CPBP family intramembrane glutamic endopeptidase, producing MAIVWSFVGSIVAFLGVWAILQRSERITVQVPSPRPSPGALARLLVLIFIMAVIEEGIFRWLLIGEGHRIMGLGPAFALSVILFTVAHRHNGPLSFLATMNLILVSLILGVVFWWWGFLSAVVAHFGWNAMEWLTGFTISGEKTRPLLPSPKERLIEGYPYGPESHWSATIIMMICLSLLIAPGVGPLLH from the coding sequence ATGGCGATTGTATGGAGTTTTGTTGGCAGCATTGTAGCGTTTCTTGGCGTGTGGGCCATTCTCCAACGTTCTGAACGCATTACCGTGCAGGTACCAAGTCCCCGCCCATCTCCCGGTGCCTTGGCCCGTCTTTTGGTCTTGATCTTCATCATGGCTGTTATCGAAGAAGGCATCTTCCGTTGGCTCTTGATCGGTGAAGGACACCGCATCATGGGCTTAGGCCCGGCCTTTGCCCTCTCCGTGATCTTATTTACTGTAGCCCACCGGCACAATGGCCCCTTATCATTTTTGGCCACCATGAATCTCATTCTCGTCAGCCTGATTTTAGGCGTCGTTTTCTGGTGGTGGGGATTTTTATCAGCCGTCGTTGCTCATTTTGGATGGAACGCCATGGAATGGCTGACAGGCTTTACGATTAGCGGTGAAAAAACCCGGCCTCTTCTTCCCTCACCCAAAGAGCGGCTGATTGAGGGCTATCCCTACGGTCCCGAATCCCACTGGAGCGCCACCATTATCATGATGATTTGCTTAAGCCTGTTGATTGCCCCAGGCGTCGGACCTTTACTTCATTGA